CGCGCTTTCGGGCCATGTACGAAGACTGGCTCGAACACCAGAGCGTGTGGCGACTCGATGCGACGCGGCCCCATGTCCAGAAGGTCGCGCGCACCGACGATGGCGGGTGGCAGGGCTGGCTGGCCCTGCCGGTCAAACGGCGCTAGTTGTTCTCCACCGCGTTGTCAGGCGCCTCGATGCGCATGAAGCGGCTCAGCACCAGCACCGGCAGCGCCGCCACCAGCACCCACAGAAAGAAATCCCGATAACCCAGCGCCTGCTGGATGTCGCCGCTGATCGTGCGAAACAGCACAAACCCCAGTTGCATGAAGCCGGTGCCCAGCGCGTAGTGCGCCGCCTGGTACGGGCCGCTGGCGACCACCTGCATGATGAACAGGATCACGCCGACAAAGCCGAAGCCATAGCCGAACATCTCGAGCCCCAGCGCACTGACAATCAGCGGCATCGAGACGGGTTGCGCGTCGCTCAGGTACCAGAACACGGCATTGGGCAGGTTCATCGCCAGGATCAAGAGCGGCAATGCGCGCTTGAGGCCCAGCCAGGCCGTGAAGTAGCCGCCAGCAATGCTGCCGATCAAAAAGGCCGCCGTGCCGACCGTGCCATACACCCAACCCACCTGGCCGGTGGTCAAGCCCAGGCCACCGGCCTCGCGCGCGTCGCGCAGGAACAGCGGGCCGATCGACTGGATCTGCCCTTCCCCGGCGCGAAACAGGATGATGAACAGGATCGCCATCCAGATGCCGCGCTTGGCAAAGAACGTCTTGAACACGTCGACCAGCGTGGCCTTGACGTCGCGCGCATGACGGATCCGCCCCGCGAGCTTGGGCGTGGCGGGCAGCGCGTGCCAGTGGTACAGGCCCAGCGTCACCATCAGGCCGCCGAGCAGCAGGAACACGACAGTCCAGGCAGCAGCAATGCCGAAGCGCTCTTCGAGTTCGCCCGCCAGGATCAGGAGCCCGCCGAGCGAGAGGAACTTGGCGGCGTTGAAGAAGGCGCCCTGCCAGCCGGCATACGCCGCCTGCTCGCGCGCCGTCAGGCTGCTGATATAGATGCCGTCGGCGACGATGTCATGGGTGCTCGAGGCCAGCGACACGATCGCCAGCAGCGCCAGGCACAGGGCAAACCACATCGGCAGTTGCAGGGCCAGCGCAACCATTGCCAGGCAGGCGCCGCCGAAGATCTGGCAGGTGACGACGGCCATGCGCCGGCTCGGGGCCAGTTCCAGGAACGGACTCCAGAGCGCCTTGAAGGCCCAGGCCAGGCCAAGCAGGCCCGTCCAGCGCGCGATCTGGTCGTTCGGAACGCCCATGCTCTTGAGCATCTGGCCGGCGACCAGCGCCACTGCATAGAACGGCAAGCCCTGCGCCAGGTACAGCGTGGGCACCCACGACAGCGGATGGCGCCGTGGCGCATGGTGGACCGGGGCAGCGACCAGCGTCTCGTTCATGGCGATTCCAGATGTAGGGTGACGATGCGGCTCACACGACCGTGCGTGTCGATGCTGGCCAGTTTCACGATGCCTGCGCCGTGCAGGGGCACCGGATGAACGTAACGGGCACTGCCCGCGTCAGGGTCGCGGCCATCGACAGTGTAATGCAGGCCCAGACCGGGAAAGGCGGTATTCGCCTGCAGCATGCCGTTCTCCACGCGGGCGCCCGGCGGCGGCAGGCGGTAATGCCAGCCTTGCCGGTCCAGGCGTGGCAGCTCGCGCCGGCCAAGCCGGTTGGCAAATTCATTCCAGTCCGGATTCGTGTCCGGTGGCGACCACGCGCGTTCGGCCAGGCCGAGCAGGCGTGGCATGGCGAGATACTCGAGCCGCGCGCGCGAGCACACGTTCTCGCCCCAGAGCTGGCCTTGCAGGCCGGTGACGCCGGCGCTCGGTGCCAGATCGAACGCATCGCGCGTGCCGACGAAACCGGCCCAGTAGTAGCCTGGTTCCAGCGGATGCTTGGCGTGCGCGAAATCGAAATACAGGCTGGTGGCATTGGCCAGCACGACGTCGAAACCGGCAGCGGCCAGTTCGGTAGCGCAATCGCGTTCGTGCGGCAAGCCGCCGTTGTTCCAGACATAGACATGAAAGTCGCGCCCGGCCTGGCGCCGGTCGGGCGCCAGCACGCCATCGGCGCGCGGTGTCAGCGCTGTTTCTTCCCATCCGGCAAACGCAATGCCGTGACGCGCCAGGATCGCGCGGCAGCGCGCCTGGAAGTCGTCGCGCAACTCGCGCACATCCGTCCACCCATGGGCGCGCATGCTGGCCTGACAGACAGGCGAACCGACCCAGGCGCCGCCAGGGACTTCGTCGCCGCCCGTGTGCAGGACGGTCAGCGGCACCTCTGCTTCCCGGTACAGCGCCGCCACCTCAGCAACGACGGTGTCGATGAAGCGATCGACCGACGGCAGCGCGATGCACATCACGTTGTCGTGCCACAGCTGCACCGATTCATAGGCCGACATGTCGGCCGGGTCGCTCAGCAAAAACTCGTCGGCGCCGGCGAGGTCGCCCGCCGCCATCAGGCGCGCATGGCGCACGCGCATCGCTTCGACGGCCGCGCGCGCGTGGCCGGGCAGATTGAATTCGGGGATGACGTCGATGTGGCGCGCTTTGGCATGGCGCAGGATCGTGATGAACTCCTCTGCCGTATAAAAGCCGCTGCCGCTGGATGCATCGACGGCGGCGCCGGAGCCGAACGACGGTGGCAAACAAGCGCCAACGCCACGCTGCGCGCCGATGGCGGTCAGTTCCGGCAAGGCGGCAATCTCCAGGCGCCAGCCCTCATCGTCGGTCAGGTGAAAATGAAAGCGGTTGAGTTTATAGGCGGCCATGCAGTCGAGCAGGCGCAGCACGGTGTCGACACTGGAAAAGTGGCGGGCAACGTCGAGCATCATGCCCCGATAAGCGTAGCGCGGCGCATCCTGCACCGCGCCCAGCGGCAGCGCGCCATCGGGCGACACCAGCTGCGCCAGGCTTTGCAGGCCGTTGAATACGCCGTGCGCGCTGGCGCCCGTGAGCGCCACGCGCTGCGCATCGATCTCGAGCGAGTACGCTTCGGGCCCGGGTTCAGCGACCGGCCCGATGGCGAGCGTCACCACGCCCTCGCCCGGCGGCAGGTCGGCCAGCAGC
This window of the Oxalobacteraceae sp. CFBP 8761 genome carries:
- a CDS encoding MFS transporter → MNETLVAAPVHHAPRRHPLSWVPTLYLAQGLPFYAVALVAGQMLKSMGVPNDQIARWTGLLGLAWAFKALWSPFLELAPSRRMAVVTCQIFGGACLAMVALALQLPMWFALCLALLAIVSLASSTHDIVADGIYISSLTAREQAAYAGWQGAFFNAAKFLSLGGLLILAGELEERFGIAAAWTVVFLLLGGLMVTLGLYHWHALPATPKLAGRIRHARDVKATLVDVFKTFFAKRGIWMAILFIILFRAGEGQIQSIGPLFLRDAREAGGLGLTTGQVGWVYGTVGTAAFLIGSIAGGYFTAWLGLKRALPLLILAMNLPNAVFWYLSDAQPVSMPLIVSALGLEMFGYGFGFVGVILFIMQVVASGPYQAAHYALGTGFMQLGFVLFRTISGDIQQALGYRDFFLWVLVAALPVLVLSRFMRIEAPDNAVENN
- a CDS encoding carbohydate-binding domain-containing protein — its product is MTDRSDGGPAIHIAWECLSNFIRDDAFSARLVLRNDGCDPIAPGWTLCFNTCRKILAETVSAGYTIAHVNGDLFALSMPGGDAWLPGQTHTLDYEALHWAISITDAPLGFYLLPGQCGAAVDLGDPVIAPFVRPEQRHRKWGDTVPTADAAWRFAQNAALSTLPEAEVGRITPRPRSAHFTGGQYRVGRDAAIVQGAGLNNEVRFLRALLADLPPGEGVVTLAIGPVAEPGPEAYSLEIDAQRVALTGASAHGVFNGLQSLAQLVSPDGALPLGAVQDAPRYAYRGMMLDVARHFSSVDTVLRLLDCMAAYKLNRFHFHLTDDEGWRLEIAALPELTAIGAQRGVGACLPPSFGSGAAVDASSGSGFYTAEEFITILRHAKARHIDVIPEFNLPGHARAAVEAMRVRHARLMAAGDLAGADEFLLSDPADMSAYESVQLWHDNVMCIALPSVDRFIDTVVAEVAALYREAEVPLTVLHTGGDEVPGGAWVGSPVCQASMRAHGWTDVRELRDDFQARCRAILARHGIAFAGWEETALTPRADGVLAPDRRQAGRDFHVYVWNNGGLPHERDCATELAAAGFDVVLANATSLYFDFAHAKHPLEPGYYWAGFVGTRDAFDLAPSAGVTGLQGQLWGENVCSRARLEYLAMPRLLGLAERAWSPPDTNPDWNEFANRLGRRELPRLDRQGWHYRLPPPGARVENGMLQANTAFPGLGLHYTVDGRDPDAGSARYVHPVPLHGAGIVKLASIDTHGRVSRIVTLHLESP